From Bacteroidia bacterium, the proteins below share one genomic window:
- a CDS encoding chromosome partition protein MukE has translation MENANANYPFLNSEQATKYFADADIALKQGRHIQDFGTDIRLFSFIDEFYDKGLEDYYKQFFGMNLVSDKSDNGKFYYLDFPDDGKGKFGKENRSKELEDDKVIFAILFLNLYKERFFEQKEFTWQELEQIFKEGEHKELWQNILFSKVKQNYTPREEQDVKDKVRKILSDFEKLGWIVFKNQEEIHFEVLPSIERISRLYGDVIDNLESIEEYLNNEQLS, from the coding sequence ATGGAGAATGCAAATGCAAACTATCCGTTCTTAAATTCGGAACAAGCAACAAAATACTTTGCAGATGCAGACATTGCATTAAAGCAAGGGAGACACATTCAAGATTTTGGAACGGACATTCGTTTATTTTCTTTCATAGACGAATTTTACGATAAAGGACTTGAAGATTATTACAAACAATTCTTCGGAATGAACTTAGTAAGTGATAAAAGTGATAACGGTAAATTCTATTATTTAGATTTCCCAGATGACGGAAAAGGAAAATTTGGGAAAGAAAACCGAAGCAAAGAATTAGAAGATGACAAAGTGATTTTTGCTATTCTGTTTTTAAACCTATACAAGGAGAGATTTTTTGAACAGAAAGAATTTACTTGGCAAGAACTTGAACAAATTTTTAAGGAAGGTGAACACAAAGAACTTTGGCAAAATATTCTCTTTAGCAAAGTGAAACAAAATTACACACCAAGAGAAGAACAAGATGTAAAAGATAAAGTGAGAAAAATCCTTTCTGACTTTGAAAAATTGGGGTGGATTGTTTTCAAAAATCAGGAAGAAATCCATTTTGAAGTTTTGCCAAGCATTGAACGAATAAGCAGATTATATGGAGATGTAATTGACAATTTAGAATCAATTGAAGAGTATTTGAACAATGAGCAGTTATCCTAA
- a CDS encoding BRCT domain-containing protein, translating into MSNLDEQTLKVYTAKAQADKAISSLKGILLGINLDGNVNEKEINELHKWVVAHNDLIDRNPFNEFMNIIEQTISNKIPPKETIEDLYWLCQKYENDNYYYNAVTTDLQTLQGLCHGILSDGIINEKEIFDLHNWLQENEHLNTYYPYDEIRSLILSIVSDHKVDEEEKLVLKAYFNQFVKLHDKETGEQIKSETSDVSISGLCTSEPNVTFPGKTFCITGVLKRGNREELQKDIIKLGGIPTDSVTRKTDYLIVGDNGNPAWAFSCYGRKVEKALSMRKEGHTIMLIHEYDFADIVDDLK; encoded by the coding sequence ATGAGCAACCTTGACGAACAGACATTAAAAGTTTACACCGCAAAAGCACAAGCCGACAAAGCAATAAGTTCTTTGAAAGGGATTTTGCTTGGCATTAACTTAGACGGCAACGTAAACGAAAAGGAAATTAACGAACTTCATAAATGGGTTGTTGCACACAATGACCTTATTGACCGAAATCCGTTCAATGAATTTATGAATATTATCGAGCAGACAATCTCGAACAAAATTCCACCTAAAGAAACAATTGAAGACTTGTATTGGTTATGCCAAAAATATGAAAATGACAACTACTACTACAACGCTGTAACAACAGACCTGCAAACATTGCAAGGACTTTGTCATGGAATTTTATCAGACGGGATAATAAACGAAAAGGAAATTTTCGACCTGCATAATTGGCTTCAAGAAAACGAGCATTTAAACACTTACTATCCCTATGACGAAATAAGGAGTTTAATTTTATCAATCGTTTCCGACCACAAGGTTGACGAAGAAGAAAAATTAGTTTTAAAAGCATATTTCAACCAATTTGTAAAACTTCATGACAAAGAAACAGGCGAACAAATTAAGAGTGAGACATCGGACGTTAGTATTTCAGGACTTTGCACAAGCGAACCTAATGTGACATTTCCAGGAAAGACATTTTGCATAACTGGCGTTCTCAAACGAGGCAACAGAGAAGAACTACAGAAAGACATTATAAAACTTGGCGGCATTCCAACAGACAGTGTTACACGCAAGACAGACTATTTAATTGTTGGCGATAATGGAAATCCAGCTTGGGCTTTTTCTTGCTATGGACGAAAAGTAGAAAAGGCTTTGAGTATGCGAAAAGAAGGACACACAATAATGCTTATTCACGAGTATGACTTTGCGGACATCGTTGACGACTTGAAATAA
- a CDS encoding site-specific integrase — protein MTNTKNFFNKQCYSFAPGQHRKQEIIWIIFPYDLKLIDHLKKFSKAKWSHSNKKWYVPDNTFYRKLFGIDREYSGKSALIKIHEVNLPALKRFKEQLLMKAYSPNTIRTYVSEFTQLLIAIKSFSVDELNAERLRSYFLYCIKKLRLSENALHSRMNAVKFYFEQVLNREKFVMQIPRPKKPSILPKALSTNDVKKMLSSLENKKHQLLLKMCYGMGLRVSELVNLKITDIDSNRMQVLVQQGKGKKDRYVNLPETVLEQLRDYYLVYKPKKFLFEGQYGGQYAVRSVQQVFKNAMKNANINKKIGVHSLRHSYATHLIEQGTDIRFVQELLGHKDIKTTMIYTQLTDQTKRKIKSPLDNLFGSE, from the coding sequence ATGACCAACACCAAAAACTTTTTTAATAAACAGTGTTATTCTTTTGCACCAGGGCAACACCGTAAACAGGAAATTATCTGGATTATATTTCCGTATGATTTGAAACTCATTGATCACTTAAAAAAATTCTCAAAAGCAAAATGGAGCCATTCTAATAAAAAATGGTATGTGCCCGATAATACATTTTACCGAAAACTATTCGGAATAGACCGGGAATATTCAGGGAAAAGTGCTTTGATTAAAATTCATGAGGTCAATCTGCCTGCATTAAAGCGATTTAAAGAGCAGTTGCTGATGAAAGCTTATAGCCCCAATACTATTCGTACTTATGTCTCTGAATTTACGCAACTGCTTATAGCTATTAAATCATTTTCGGTTGATGAACTTAATGCTGAACGACTAAGGAGTTATTTCCTTTATTGTATAAAGAAGCTGCGACTGTCAGAAAATGCTTTGCACAGCAGAATGAATGCAGTTAAGTTTTATTTTGAACAGGTATTGAACAGAGAAAAATTTGTTATGCAGATTCCTCGTCCTAAAAAACCAAGCATACTACCAAAAGCCCTTTCAACCAATGATGTAAAAAAGATGTTGAGCAGTTTAGAAAATAAGAAGCATCAGTTGCTACTTAAAATGTGTTACGGAATGGGGCTTAGGGTGAGCGAACTGGTAAACCTTAAAATTACAGATATTGACAGCAACCGAATGCAGGTTTTGGTTCAGCAGGGTAAAGGCAAAAAAGACCGCTACGTAAATTTACCTGAAACAGTGTTAGAGCAATTAAGGGATTATTATTTAGTTTATAAACCAAAGAAATTTCTTTTTGAAGGACAATACGGGGGTCAGTATGCTGTTCGTTCGGTGCAGCAAGTGTTTAAAAATGCAATGAAAAATGCAAATATCAACAAGAAAATAGGTGTTCACAGTCTAAGACATTCCTATGCTACACATTTGATAGAGCAAGGAACAGATATCAGATTTGTACAGGAATTACTCGGTCATAAAGACATTAAAACCACTATGATTTATACCCAACTTACTGATCAAACAAAAAGAAAAATAAAAAGTCCGCTGGATAATTTATTTGGTTCAGAGTAA